Proteins encoded together in one Impatiens glandulifera chromosome 1, dImpGla2.1, whole genome shotgun sequence window:
- the LOC124936701 gene encoding uncharacterized protein LOC124936701 has translation MMNIVAMIFAFGTIVVAHLLPYGFTYATTTFMNFSKPKGTLKTIKSDNGDVIDCIDIYKQIAFDNPLIKSLQLNLYLDKQMKIDNSLPENKLVQGWHRNGKCPFQTVPILRTLKNQFKSFQPFPAIKYADFKKHEHAAVWNKKGEYYGTSAKFSVSNPRTEKNDFSLSQLWLASGLNTLKLNSIEAGWTRDSYGKTGCYNLRCPGFVQTSQTFALGSPLELPISTHDKKSSDIQISIYKDKKTGHWLLELDNELIGYWPSNLFNSLDANASRVTWGGEVYSSNNLSSHTTTEMGTGHFPREGYSRASYVRNLLVMKKPNTWSSPEWSLEKLVTKPQCYNLSIPNFFKRKMGWGVHFYYGGPGFSKNCP, from the exons ATGATGAATATTGTTGCAATGATCTTTGCATTTGGGACAATAGTCGTAGCCCATTTGTTACCCTATGGATTTACATATGCCACTACGACATTCATgaacttttcaaaacccaaaggAACACTTAAAACCATCAAG AGTGACAACGGAGATGTTATCGATTGCATTGATATCTACAAACAAATCGCTTTCGATAATCCATTGATTAAGAGTTTGCAACTCAATCTATACTTGGACAAGCAG ATGAAAATAGATAACTCTCTCCCCGAGAATAAACTTGTCCAGGGCTGGCATAGAAATGGCAAATGCCCATTTCAAACAGTCCCTATTCTAAGAACCCTTAAGAATCAATTTAAGTCGTTTCAGCCATTTCCAGCCATCAAATATGCTGACTTTAAGAAGCATGAG caTGCAGCGGTATGGAATAAGAAAGGAGAATACTATGGAACTTCTGCAAAATTCAGTGTTTCGAATCCTCGAACTGAGAAAAATGATTTTAGCTTATCGCAACTTTGGCTTGCATCTGGGCTTAACACATTGAAATTAAACTCCATTGAAGCCGGTTGGACA AGAGATTCCTATGGCAAAACAGGATGTTATAACCTAAGATGCCCTGGCTTCGTGCAAACAAGCCAAACTTTTGCCCTCGGCTCTCCCCTAGAATTACCGATTTCCACACATGACAAGAAATCGAGCGACATACAAATTTCTATCTATAag GACAAGAAAACAGGACACTGGTTGCTCGAATTGGACAATGAATTGATAGGATATTGGCCATCTAACCTTTTCAACAGTTTAGATGCGAATGCCAGTAGAGTTACATGGGGCGGAGAAGTTTATAGCTCAAACAATTTAAGTAGCCACACGACTACTGAGATGGGCACCGGCCACTTTCCCAGAGAAGGTTACTCAAGAGCTAGTTATGTCCGTAATCTTCTAGTCATGAAAAAGCCAAACACATGGAGTAGTCCTGAGTGGTCTCTTGAAAAATTAGTGACAAAGCCTCAATGCTATAACCTGAGCATTCCAAActttttcaaaaggaaaatggGTTGGGGGGTTCATTTTTATTATGGAGGTCCTGGATTTTCTAAAAATTGTccatga